A part of Primulina eburnea isolate SZY01 chromosome 10, ASM2296580v1, whole genome shotgun sequence genomic DNA contains:
- the LOC140842551 gene encoding zinc finger protein JACKDAW-like → MMSGDVFSVPISSTKIFPQELEQNPNPTPSSNKKRRNLPGTPDPDAEVIALSPNTLMTKNRFICEICNKGFQRDQNLQLHRRGHNLPWKLKQRANKDQIKKKVYICPEKTCVHHDPARALGDLTGVKKHFSRKHGEKKWKCEKCSKKYAVQSDWKAHSKTCGTREYKCDCGTLFSRRDSFITHRAFCDALAEDNSRITTSAPNLNFSNDSNSNMMNSQLNNLAQRFSNSGSHLNPSFLSNISAGNSLLDHHQQKPRLSPWLDIQANSQLINNPVDHGSNLYIPSNNSSTFPDQMMQMMSNFGSNYANLSLSPLPPPQNQLKEETMMNIGSCANTPRADSLASLYNSDQNQTHNSSKSSNSIPMSATALLQKAAQMGSTKSNPALFGNSTAVGLMKSSSSSSASPSANTLSFSNPFTQSRSELHQVFGKNPDQISVNPNMKEASVNKIMNFSSSTSALLNLDSGLRGMDQNGLTRDFLGMGGGDDSGGGDPMFFPQELANLASMSSAMVLNHFGGNHQLS, encoded by the exons ATGATGTCTGGTGATGTGTTTTCTGTACCCATTTCTTCAACCAAAATTTTCCCTCAAGAATTAGAACAAAACCCTAACCCTACACCCAGCTCAAACAAGAAGAGAAGAAACTTACCAGGAACACCTG ATCCAGATGCAGAAGTCATCGCTCTTTCACCAAACACACTCATGACTAAGAACAGATTCATATGCGAAATCTGCAACAAAGGTTTCCAGAGAGACCAAAACCTTCAGCTCCACAGAAGAGGACACAATCTCCCATGGAAGCTGAAACAAAGAGCAAACAAAGATCAAATCAAGAAGAAAGTATACATTTGCCCAGAAAAAACCTGCGTGCACCACGACCCGGCTCGGGCACTCGGAGATTTGACTGGAGTCAAGAAACATTTTAGCAGGAAACATGGTGAGAAGAAGTGGAAATGCGAGAAATGTTCAAAGAAATATGCAGTCCAATCTGATTGGAAAGCTCACTCGAAAACCTGTGGGACTAGAGAGTACAAGTGTGACTGTGGCACACTGTTTTCCAG GAGAGATAGTTTCATCACACACAGAGCTTTCTGTGATGCTTTAGCTGAGGATAATTCAAGAATTACAACATCTGCACCAAATCTGAACTTCAGTAACGATTCGAATTCAAATATGATGAATTCACAGCTCAACAATTTGGCTCAAAGATTTTCGAATTCTGGATCTCATCTTAATCCAAGTTTTCTGAGTAATATTTCAGCTGGAAACTCACTTCTGGATCATCATCAACAGAAGCCAAGATTATCACCGTGGTTAGATATTCAAGCaaattctcaactgatcaacaaTCCCGTTGATCACGGTTCAAATCTTTACATTCCTTCGAATAATTCATCTACATTTCCTGATCAAATGATGCAAATGATGTCCAATTTCGGTTCAAACTACGCGAATCTCTCCTTATCTCCATTGCCGCCGCCACAAAACCAGCTAAAAGAGGAGACGATGATGAACATAGGGAGCTGCGCAAATACACCAAGGGCTGATTCTTTAGCATCCCTTTACAACTCTGATCAAAATCAAACCCACaattcatcaaaatcttccaattCAATTCCCATGTCTGCCACTGCACTGCTACAGAAAGCAGCTCAAATGGGTTCAACTAAAAGCAATCCAGCTCTCTTCGGTAACAGTACTGCTGTCGGTTTGATGAAATCTTCATCTTCATCTTCTGCTTCTCCCTCTGCaaatactctatctttcagcaATCCTTTTACGCAGAGCAGAAGCGAATTGCACCAGGTTTTTGGAAAGAACCCGGATCAGATTAGCGTCAATCCCAACATGAAAGAAGCTTCCGTGAACAAAATAATGAACTTCAGCTCTTCTACGAGTGCGTTGTTGAATTTGGATTCCGGGTTGCGTGGAATGGATCAGAACGGTTTAACAAGGGACTTTCTTGGTATGGGCGGTGGTGATGACAGCGGCGGAGGCGACCCTATGTTTTTCCCGCAGGAGCTGGCGAATTTGGCTTCAATGAGTTCGGCCATGGTGCTGAACCACTTCGGCGGCAATCATCAGCTCTCTTGA
- the LOC140842553 gene encoding dnaJ protein P58IPK homolog isoform X2 codes for MVVGMKFCGFDLVAWRGFMFSLFILNFVFCCQLILLQPLVAAIDGKTGDAATLFERVSQSIKVKKYSEALADLNAAIGADPTISEAYWRRASVLRQLCRYEDSEKSYKKFLEMKPGNSAAAKELSQLYQAQNAFDSSNSLFETGEFSKALEHIDKVVLVFSPACTKAKLLKARLLIASKDYSSAISEAGYILKEEEDNLEALLLRGRAYYYLADHDVAIRHYQKGLRLDPEHGELKKAYFGLKNLLKKTKSADDNASKGKLRLAVEEYKAAIALDPNHSSHNVNLHLGLCKVLVKLGRGKDAVTSCNEVLEIDGDSVEALKQRGEAKLLIEDWEGAVADLKSAYEKSSQDMDIREALMRAEKSLKLSQRKDWYKILGISKTASMSEIKKAYKKLALQWHPDKNVDNREEAEAKFREIAAAYELLGDEDKRTKYDRGEDIEEMGGMGGGGFNPFGGGQQFTFHFEGGFPGGEGGFPGGFGGFHF; via the exons ATGGTGGTTGGGATGAAATTCTGTGGTTTTGATTTGGTGGCATGGAGAGGGTTTATGTTCTCGCTATTTATCCTCAATTTCGTGTTTTGTTGCCAGCTGATACTCCTGCAACCGCTTGTTGCTGCTATAG ATGGCAAAACTGGTGATGCTGCTACTCTGTTTGAGAGAGTTTCACAGAGTATAAAAGTGAAGAAATATagtgaagctcttgctgatcttAATGCTGCTATAGGAGCAGATCCTACAATCTCAGAAGCATATTGGCGTCGAGCATCTGTACTTCGTCAGTTGTGCAG ATATGAAGACTCAGAGAAAAGCTACAAAAAGTTTCTGGAGATGAAACCTGGGAATTCAGCAGCTGCAAAGGAGCTTTCTCAGTTATATCAAGCTCAGAATGCCTTTGATTCATCTAACAGTCTGTTTGAGACAGGTGAATTTTCTAAAGCGCTGGAACATATCGATAAAGTTGTTCTCGTATTCTCTCCGGCATGCACCAAG GCCAAACTCCTTAAAGCTAGATTATTAATAGCATCCAAAGATTATTCAAGTGCCATATCTGAGGCAGGATACATTCTTAAAGAAGAGGAGGATAATTTAGAGGCCTTACTCTTACGTGGACGTGCGTACTATTATTTAGCTGATCATGATGTTGCCATTAG GCATTACCAGAAGGGTCTTCGTCTCGACCCCGAGCATGGTGAATTGAAGAAAGCTTATTTTGGATTGAAAAACCTGCTTAAAAAGACTAAAAGT GCAGATGATAACGCAAGCAAGGGTAAGCTTCGCCTGGCGGTGGAGGAATATAAGGCAGCTATTGCCTTAGATCCAAACCACTCTTCACATAATGTGAACCTTCATCTTGGTTTGTGTAAGGTCTTGGTGAAGCTTGGTAGGGGGAAGGATGCTGTGACGAGTTGCAATGAAGTACTTGAAATTGATGGAGATTCAGTTGAAGCTCTAAAGCAA AGGGGTGAAGCTAAGCTTTTAATTGAAGATTGGGAGGGAGCTGTGGCTGATCTAAAATCAGCCTATGAGAAGTCATCCCAG GATATGGATATACGCGAGGCTTTAATGAGAGCTGAAAAATCATTGAAATTGAGTCAACGGAAGGATTGGTACAAAATCCTGGGAATTTCGAAAACTGCATCCATGTCAGAGATTAAGAAAGCTTACAAGAAGCTTGCCTTGCAGTGGCATCCAGACAAGAATGTTGACAATAGAGAAGAAGCAGAAGCCAAATTTCGAGAAATAGCGGCCGCTTATGAG CTTCTCGGTGATGAAGATAAACGCACAAAATATGACAGAGGTGAAGATATTGAGGAGATGGGAGGCATGGGTGGAGGAGGATTTAACCCTTTCGGAGGAGGCCAGCAATTCACATTCCACTTTGAAGGAGGGTTTCCTGGAGGGGAAGGGGGCTTTCCCGGTGGATTTGGAGGCTTTCATTTCTAA
- the LOC140842553 gene encoding dnaJ protein P58IPK homolog isoform X1 has translation MVVGMKFCGFDLVAWRGFMFSLFILNFVFCCQLILLQPLVAAIDGKTGDAATLFERVSQSIKVKKYSEALADLNAAIGADPTISEAYWRRASVLRQLCRYEDSEKSYKKFLEMKPGNSAAAKELSQLYQAQNAFDSSNSLFETGEFSKALEHIDKVVLVFSPACTKAKLLKARLLIASKDYSSAISEAGYILKEEEDNLEALLLRGRAYYYLADHDVAIRHYQKGLRLDPEHGELKKAYFGLKNLLKKTKSVSDLFRVFHVEIHDIRSNLCIALCITQADDNASKGKLRLAVEEYKAAIALDPNHSSHNVNLHLGLCKVLVKLGRGKDAVTSCNEVLEIDGDSVEALKQRGEAKLLIEDWEGAVADLKSAYEKSSQDMDIREALMRAEKSLKLSQRKDWYKILGISKTASMSEIKKAYKKLALQWHPDKNVDNREEAEAKFREIAAAYELLGDEDKRTKYDRGEDIEEMGGMGGGGFNPFGGGQQFTFHFEGGFPGGEGGFPGGFGGFHF, from the exons ATGGTGGTTGGGATGAAATTCTGTGGTTTTGATTTGGTGGCATGGAGAGGGTTTATGTTCTCGCTATTTATCCTCAATTTCGTGTTTTGTTGCCAGCTGATACTCCTGCAACCGCTTGTTGCTGCTATAG ATGGCAAAACTGGTGATGCTGCTACTCTGTTTGAGAGAGTTTCACAGAGTATAAAAGTGAAGAAATATagtgaagctcttgctgatcttAATGCTGCTATAGGAGCAGATCCTACAATCTCAGAAGCATATTGGCGTCGAGCATCTGTACTTCGTCAGTTGTGCAG ATATGAAGACTCAGAGAAAAGCTACAAAAAGTTTCTGGAGATGAAACCTGGGAATTCAGCAGCTGCAAAGGAGCTTTCTCAGTTATATCAAGCTCAGAATGCCTTTGATTCATCTAACAGTCTGTTTGAGACAGGTGAATTTTCTAAAGCGCTGGAACATATCGATAAAGTTGTTCTCGTATTCTCTCCGGCATGCACCAAG GCCAAACTCCTTAAAGCTAGATTATTAATAGCATCCAAAGATTATTCAAGTGCCATATCTGAGGCAGGATACATTCTTAAAGAAGAGGAGGATAATTTAGAGGCCTTACTCTTACGTGGACGTGCGTACTATTATTTAGCTGATCATGATGTTGCCATTAG GCATTACCAGAAGGGTCTTCGTCTCGACCCCGAGCATGGTGAATTGAAGAAAGCTTATTTTGGATTGAAAAACCTGCTTAAAAAGACTAAAAGTGTGAGTGATTTGTTCCGTGTGTTCCATGTTGAGATACATGACATTCGATCTAATCTTTGTATTGCTTTATGCATCACACAGGCAGATGATAACGCAAGCAAGGGTAAGCTTCGCCTGGCGGTGGAGGAATATAAGGCAGCTATTGCCTTAGATCCAAACCACTCTTCACATAATGTGAACCTTCATCTTGGTTTGTGTAAGGTCTTGGTGAAGCTTGGTAGGGGGAAGGATGCTGTGACGAGTTGCAATGAAGTACTTGAAATTGATGGAGATTCAGTTGAAGCTCTAAAGCAA AGGGGTGAAGCTAAGCTTTTAATTGAAGATTGGGAGGGAGCTGTGGCTGATCTAAAATCAGCCTATGAGAAGTCATCCCAG GATATGGATATACGCGAGGCTTTAATGAGAGCTGAAAAATCATTGAAATTGAGTCAACGGAAGGATTGGTACAAAATCCTGGGAATTTCGAAAACTGCATCCATGTCAGAGATTAAGAAAGCTTACAAGAAGCTTGCCTTGCAGTGGCATCCAGACAAGAATGTTGACAATAGAGAAGAAGCAGAAGCCAAATTTCGAGAAATAGCGGCCGCTTATGAG CTTCTCGGTGATGAAGATAAACGCACAAAATATGACAGAGGTGAAGATATTGAGGAGATGGGAGGCATGGGTGGAGGAGGATTTAACCCTTTCGGAGGAGGCCAGCAATTCACATTCCACTTTGAAGGAGGGTTTCCTGGAGGGGAAGGGGGCTTTCCCGGTGGATTTGGAGGCTTTCATTTCTAA
- the LOC140803572 gene encoding fasciclin-like arabinogalactan protein 11: MKRLFSPFPLIFLFLIHFYPISSQSPAAAPAPPGPDNLTSILEKASQFTTFIHLLQSTKVGDQIYIRLNNSNQGLTIFAPTDNSFSNLKPGTLNSFTDQQKVELIQFHVVLVLLSPSQFQTASNPLRTQAGGSEGQFTLNVTATGDQVNITTGMTNATIGNTVYSDNQLAVYQVDQVLLPLSFFVPPPPVSAPSKPKEGAASPDASSDSDRGNPPDSSGANCRSGYLFLAIFSLLLVLAALS, from the coding sequence ATGAAAAGGCTTTTCTCCCCATTCCCCCTTATTTTCCTCTTCCTCATTCATTTCTATCCAATCTCCAGCCAGTCGCCAGCAGCTGCTCCAGCACCACCAGGACCAGACAACCTCACTTCCATACTTGAAAAGGCCAGCCAATTCACCACATTCATCCACCTCTTACAGAGCACCAAAGTAGGAGACCAGATATATATCCGACTCAACAATTCAAACCAAGGGCTAACCATTTTCGCCCCAACCGACAACTCCTTCTCCAACCTCAAGCCAGGCACACTAAACTCCTTCACAGATCAACAGAAAGTTGAACTGATTCAATTTCATGTTGTACTTGTACTTTTATCTCCATCACAGTTCCAAACCGCGAGTAATCCCCTACGCACCCAAGCAGGTGGGAGTGAAGGCCAATTCACATTAAATGTAACTGCAACAGGAGAccaggtgaatatcacaaccgGAATGACTAATGCAACAATAGGCAACACAGTATACAGCGATAACCAGTTAGCAGTGTACCAAGTGGATCAAGTGCTGCTTCCACTGAGCTTTTTCGTGCCTCCACCACCTGTTTCTGCACCATCAAAGCCCAAGGAAGGTGCCGCATCACCAGATGCTTCATCGGATTCTGATAGAGGCAATCCACCAGATTCGTCCGGGGCAAATTGCCGGTCAGGATACCTGTTTCTTGCAATATTCAGTCTTTTGCTAGTTTTAGCTGCACTTTCTTGA
- the LOC140842554 gene encoding probable E3 ubiquitin-protein ligase LOG2, translating to MGNIGSSGVHGRRRSSSRRSHPPPPPPQDPQPEITANRYVFAAATPYPPAQYPNPNAPPYYQYPGYYPPPPPASMPMPLPAPYDHHHAAAHASWVNGRYPYGPMMQPPAQPYVEHQKAVTIRNDVNLKKETLRIVPDEENPGKHLVAFTFDATVTGSITIIFFAKEGEDCCLTPTKESLHPSITVHFQQGLAQKFKQPSGAGIDLSMFEDGELSKDSDLDVYPLAVKAEACSDSNSGNPDSGSSNSQITQAVFRKDKGEYHVRVVKQILWVNGMRYELQEIYGIGNSVEDEFDANDPGKECVICLSEPRDTTVLPCRHMCMCSECAKVLRFQTNRCPICRQPVERLLEIKVSNGTDQ from the exons ATGGGTAATATTGGGAGCAGCGGGGTGCACGGGAGGAGAAGAAGCTCCAGCAGGCGGAGCCACCCTCCCCCTCCGCCGCCACAGGATCCGCAGCCCGAGATCACGGCTAACCGATATGTTTTCGCAGCTGCGACGCCGTATCCTCCTGCGCAGTACCCTAATCCCAACGCGCCACCTTATTACCAGTACCCGGGTTACTACCCACCACCGCCTCCTGCATCGATGCCGATGCCTCTTCCAGCGCCATACGATCACCACCACGCGGCGGCGCATGCTAGTTGGGTTAACGGGAGGTACCCATACGGACCCATGATGCAGCCTCCGGCGCAGCCGTACGTTGAGCACCAGAAAGCGGTCACCATCCGTAATGATGTTAATTTGAAGAAGGAAACTTTAAGAATCGTGCCTGACGAGGAAAATCCTGGAAAGCATCTCGTTGCATTCACTTTCGATGCCACTGTGACTGGAAG CattacaataattttttttgccaAGGAAGGTGAAGATTGCTGCTTGACTCCGACAAAAGAAAGCTTACATCCATCAATCACGGTTCATTTTCAACAAGGTTTGGCCCAAAAATTTAAACAACCATCGGGCGCTGGAATAGACCTTTCAATGTTCGAAGATGGAGAATTGTCAAAAGACAGTGACTTGGACGTGTACCCATTGGCAGTTAAGGCTGAGGCATGCTCAGATAGCAACAGTGGCAATCCTGACAGTGGATCCTCAAACTCCCAGATAACTCAGGCTGTGTTTCGAAAGGATAAAGGCGAGTATCATGTTAGGGTGGTCAAGCAAATACTATGGGTGAACGGCATGAGATATGAATTACAGGAGATATATGGGATTGGGAATTCGGTTGAGGATGAATTTGATGCAAATGATCCTGGAAAAGAATGTGTTATATGCCTTTCGGAACCTCGAGACACCACTGTCCTTCCATGTCGACATATG TGTATGTGCAGTGAGTGTGCTAAAGTTTTGAGGTTCCAAACGAACCGGTGTCCAATATGCCGGCAGCCAGTGGAGCGTCTTCTGGAGATCAAGGTCAGCAATGGTACCGATCAATGA